DNA sequence from the Acetoanaerobium noterae genome:
AGAATAGAATTTTTGTTGGAAGAAATGATGTAATTGAAGAGTTTGAGATGAGAATTAATGATTTTAGAAAAAAAGTTCCTGCTTTCATAATTGCATCAGGACTTCCAACCATTGGACGTAAAAAAGTGATTTACCATTCTTGGATAAAAACTGATACTATAAAATATAGTTATATTCCTCCAATAATTAATCTAGATTCACATGAAAGTATTGAGGATTTTGTTTTTAAATTATGTGATTTGGGTTTAACAGAGAGAAGAAAAATAGAAATTAGCATTTCTACTCCATTAGAAGTGAAAGTAGGTATTGCAGCAAAGTTGCTATATGAATTACGTGATGAACATCAAAGAGTATTTATTAATGATAATGGTTGTATAATTACACATTCAAGAGAATTAGTAGGTTGGTTTAAGGATTTATACGAAAAAGTATCAGAAATTGGATATATGGTAATTGGAATCGCTTCCAAATACAGAGTGTATGAGGCATACCAATATGATTACGAAAATATAATGTTCTCACATATCGAAGAACTTAGTAAATCTGAACGCGAAAGATTATTTTACAGATATTTGCAGTTGGAAGATTTGGAACTTTTGTCACAAGATGTAGATTTTTTTGTTGGTTTGCTAAAGGGTTATCCAGAGCAAACTATGTATGCAAGTCAATTAATTAAGCAACTTGGTGTTGCAGAAGCCAAAAGAAAATCACACTTGATTGTGGATTATAATACAGACAGAGTTGTAGAAATCATTAAAGAATATAGCGAAGATAGTCATGCACTAGGAATACTAGCCTTATTGTCAGAGTTTGGCACAATTGGTTATGAGACATTCTTTGAAGTTGTTGGAAACGATAATGCAAACTACAGGTATCTTGAAGAGTTTTATGCGAAAGGGATATGCGTTAATATTGGAACTAACAAAGAGTATATTCGATTAAATGATATTATACATGATTATCTTATACGCATGAGTTTAAAACTACCGAATGAATACAGTCTTGCAATAACTAAAAGTTTAGATGCGTTCATTCATGACTATAATCAAGATGAATATATCATTGATTTGACTGAATATCAGTATATGATTAAAAGGGCATTATTAGAGAATAAAGTTGAAAACATTGCAAGATTATTAGCTCCATCACATTATTTAAAGACAATGAAAGAGCTTTACGATATTAGAAAAAATTATAAAGATGTTATCATTTTAGCTGATAGAGTGCTGACTAATGAATCTTTTATCGATAACCACATTAAGCAAGAAATTAGATACTATCTGTGCCTAGCACTTGCAAGGAAAAATGATGATCGTTTTCATCAAGAAGTAAGGAAAATTAGTGGAGCAGAACATGATTTTCTATATGGATTCTATTATCGTCTTTCTGGCAAAACAGATAAAGCAATAGAAAGATACGAGGAAGCTCTGAGCAAGCGGAAAAAATTTGCACGAGCTCAAAGAGATTTAGTTCAAGTATATTTAAGTATTGATGATTTTGAAACAGCATATAATCTAGCAAAGGAAAATTACAAAAATGATAAAAAAAGTAATCCCTTTCACATACATGCTTATTTTACAAGTTTATTAAGGAACTCAAGGGTTGAGGATAAAAGTATTGAGTTAAATAAACTACTATCAGAATTAAATAAAAATCAGCATAATAATGCTGAGGAATTCTATTTAAGATGTAAATCACAGTATTTGGCATATTGTGAAAACGACGAAAAGCAGTCAATTGATTTAATTAACGAAGCATTAGTCAAGTATCCGAATAATCATTGGGTTTTAATGGATAAATTTTATATTTGTGTAAAATTCAAAAAAATAAATGAATTAAAGAAAATTCATAATGATTTTGTTAAAAATTATACTAATAATTTAGCCTCAAACAACAATACTTTAACTAAGATGAAAATAATTATTGCATCTTTGGAAGGGAATAATGATGTTATACCAAGTCTTATTTCTGAATTAAATTATTACCCAGAGAGAGTGCTTGAAAAGTTGCGAACTCGTTATGAAATCAATTAGCTATTACACATTAATTTATTTTATATTATGGTTTCTGTAATAAGAAATTCTTATTGTATTTTTATAAAGCCACAGTGTGGGAAGAATTCACTTTGGTTTATAAATAATCCATCATACTATTAGAACCTAAAACGGAAAATGTTTGTTGTCTATTTTTGTCAAATTGTAATTTTACTGTAAGCGTAAAATAGAACATGTTTAGGTTCTGAAATTTTGAAATTGGATAATAAGCACCAATAATATCAATTAACTCATGCAAACTCCAAAATGTATTTTTTGGAGGAGAGGACGTTTTTTGGACTTTAGATAAGTAATCCAAAATTTTTTCTATATTCTATAGGGATTAAGAGTCCTAATAACAGTTTAATACGTTTTTCATTATATCATCTAATATATATACTTCTTGTAAATCATTGGGACGTTGCATTTTTAGATTGGTTATTATATATTTTTATAAAAAAACACACCAGTATGATTATTTCAATCAAATTACTTAGTAGGTTCAAAATATATTTATTGCAGATAATCCAAACTACAATCAAAAAAACCGTTCTTATTTATTAAAGGTTAATCATTGATTAAATGTCTTTGTGAAAAATCTCTAAATATCAATGCTAAAATGTATTTTTTTGAGGATCTCAAAATGTACAATTATTAGAATTTAAAGTACAAAAAAATTTAATTCTTATTATTCACCTTTATTTCTAACAGGTCAATCTTATCTTTTAAGCGATATGATGGACCTGTTATTTTTATTACTGTTGAGTGATGAATTAATCTGTCTAATATAGCGTTAGCTAACGTTGAATCAGAAAATATTTCTCCCAATTTGTGAAGGGGTTGGTTTTTAGTTATTATTGTAGAATTCTTTTCGTATCTTTTGTTTATCAACTGGAAAAACAAGTTAGCACCTTGCCTATCTATTGGAAGATAGCCTATGTCATCTATTATCAATAGTTTATATTTAGCATAATGCTTTAATTTGTTTTCTAATCTATTTTCAGCGTGAGATTTATTAAGCTACGTTATTAAATCATGACATGAGATGAAATATGTTATATTTCTTGTTTTAGCTACAGCTCTATCATTAGAAGCATGTACTAAAGGTAAACGGATAAAGTTTTATACAGCTTCAGAACTAGCAAATATATTGCTAGAAAAACATCAAGAACGCAGTTTAAATACATTTATGAGAACATTAAACAAATTGGATTTACTAGTCATAGAAGAGACTGGTTTTGTTCCTTTGCACAAAGATGCATCGGAGTTATTATTTCAAGTAATATCTGATTCTTATGAAAAGCGTAGCTTGATAATTACTTCAAATTTAGAATTTGGAAACTGGAATATAGTGTTTGGCAATAACCGCCTAACGGCAGTTTTAGTAGATAGGTTAGTACATCACGCTCATATCTTTGTATTTTCTGGTGAGAGCTACAGACTAAGAGAATCTATGAAACGGCAGCAAAAAAGAACATAGATTTGGCAAGTGTTGTATTTTTCGCTGCCGAAATATGTGTTTTATTTCATCAATATATTTTTCACTCGTATGATAATGTATTATGAGTATCAATGCATTCTAGATTCTGTCAAAGAAAAATTTAACAACGAAAGCAAAATACAGTCTATAATAAAGGTAGTATATGTAAATTAGTTTATGGGGAGCTGATGATATGGTCAAAATTGATTTTGAAGAGATTGAAAAGGATGTTTTAGACATATTAAAGAGATATATAGCTATTCCTAGCTACACAAATACCAAATCCGAGCGTCTAGTTGAGCAGTTTTTGATGAGCTATTGCAAAACTCAGCCTTATTATCAAGCTAATCCTGATTACTATGGACTTTATAAAATAGAGAATGATCCTCATAATAGAAGAGTTTTTTGGAATATGGTTAAAGGAACTGGCAATGAAACAATAGTATTCATCCATCACTCTGATATAGTAGAAATAGATGATTATGGTAGATTTAAATCAGATGCTTTTAATCCAGAGCCACTTATAGGAAAGCTTAGACAAATAAAAGAGACTTTTGATGAAGAAATAAAAACGGATCTTGATTCAGGCGATTACATTTTTGGAAGAGGAACTGCTGACATGAAAGGCGGAGGAGCTATTCAGCTCGCACTTATGAAGCAGTATGCCAAGGCAGAAAATTTTAAAGGAAATATAGTTCTAATAGCTGTACCAGATGAAGAAAATTTATCAGCGGGCATGAGAGGAGGAGTAAAGCTTTTAAACACTTTAAAGGAAATCTATGGCTTTGATTATAAGCTTATGATAAATTCTGAACCTCATAGAAGAGAGGATAAAGCAAAGGGTGCTTTTTATGAAGGCTCTATAGGAAAGCTTATGAGCTTTGTCTATGTAAGAGGAGTGCTTGCTCATGCAGGCAATGTGCTTGATGGCTTTAACCCAGTAAATCTAATGAGTGAAATAGTAAGAAGAACTGAGATTAATATGGAGCTAGCAGACAGCCTTGATGATGAGGTGACAGTGCCACCTACTTGGCTATATATGAAAGATAGCAAGAGCTTTTATGATGTATCGCTTCCTCTTAGCATGTATGGATGCCTGAGTGTACTTACTCTTAGTAACACCCCTAAGGACATACTTCTAAAGCTAGAAAAAATATGCATAGATTCATTTGAAAATGTCCTTGAAACCATGAAGAAAAACTATGAGGTATATAGCAGATATCAGAGCAAACCTATGAATTACAAGGTAAAGGTCAAGGATTTTTATGGCATATACACTGAAGCAAAGAACCTTTATGGTGATAGCTTTGAAATAGCATATAATGAAAAGCTGTCACAGCTAAAAACTGGATTTGCCTCAGGAGAGCTTACTATACTAGATGCAAATTTTGAGCTAGTGGATTTTGTAATAGGCTATATTCCAAGTGAGCCTACTGTAGTTTATGGGCTTATGCCGCCTTATTATCCTCATGTTTCGAATAAATTATTTGAAAATTCGGACCCTAAAATCACAGCTTTAAATAATTTAATTAACGAGTTTACGGTGGCGAATTTTGGAGAACAATACAATAAGGTTAATTTCTTTCCAGGAATTTCAGACCTGAGCTATACCAATGTTATAAATGCAGATGAAACGAAAAAGGCTCTAAAAGATGCTATGCCTTTGTTCGAGACTTTATATGATGTTCCTATAGAGGATATAAAGGAAATAGCTATGCCGTGCGTAAATATTGGACCATGGGGGAAAGACCTTCATAAGCTGACGGAGAGAGTATATAAAGTAGATTTATTAAATCGTACGCCTAGGCTCATAGACCATGTGCTTCAAAATATTCTAGGCTAAGAAAAAATGACGATAAAAAGTTGCTAGGAGGAAATGAATGAAAAAAATTTTTTCAGCAGGGATGTTTGTGCTTATCTACCTTGCTGTATACTATGTGTTTCAGTACACATATATTATAGTAGCAACAACATACTACTATGTTTCAGATACCAAGCTACAAAACCTAGAGGTCATGGACTGGCTAAATAACAAGCTTCCATCGGCGATAGTTTTTGCGGCGGCGATATCCTTTTTAGTATATGCATGGATAGTAAAGGCTTCTAAGAAGAAGGACATATTCGATTACTGTAAATTCAATCCTATATCGCTACAAAAAACCACAGCGCTTGTTCTTGCAGGGCTTTCGCTAGTTTCTCTAAATGCTCTTGTAGTGGTAGGTATAAGCATGTTACTTCCAGAAGCTTACGAAGCTCACGTAGAAAACATGATGGGACTTACCTCTTCTGGAGGATTATGGATGATATTTAGTGTAGGTCTAGCCGCTCCATTTATAGAGGAGGTCATGTTTAGGGGACTTATAACAAATGAGCTAGATAAAGTCATGTCCTATAAATGGGTGCTTTTTATTCAGGCACTGCTGTTTGGACTCTACCATATGAATGTAGCTCAAGGCATCTATACCTTTATACTAGCTATATTTATGGGACTTACACTTCACTGGACAAACTCTATCTGGGCGCCTATGATTATTCATATAGCAAATAATCTTTCGAGTGCCCTTATGTCAGAATATATAGATGCAAGCTCTGATATAGTAAACATTGGATTTGGAATATGGATAGGCTTATCGCTTTTATTTATTCTTCCATTTACTTTAAAATATCTATATAAAACTAGAAGTGAGTGGACATCTGAGGAATACTAAAAAAAGAAATCGTCTATTAATGTAGTGAAAGATTACTAATGCCATAAGAAATTTTGGCACACAAAAAATAAAAATTAGACGTTTTATTGACGCACAGCTTTATAATTTACAACCTATAAAATTATGATAGTGTGTCAGTAAATGCCTACAAAATCGAACTTTTTATATGACAAATGGGAAAAGAGGCTAGCTTCATTTTTAATGAATTGGTCTCTTTTTTTAGAATCAAATCAATTTAGCAAACTTACACTCATTATAAAATCTTCAAAATAATGTTAAAATTTAATTAATAAGCTAGACTAAAATTTGACGGATATGATTTATCCTATAAACATCGAGTTATGTAAAAAGATTAGGAGGAGAAAAAATGCAAAACATCATTTTAACAGGAAATACTCTTACACTTGAGGACTTAGTAGAAGTAGCAAGACATGGGGCTACAGTTGAGCTAAGCGAAGAAGCTAGACAAAATGTAATTACATCTAGAGCTATAGTTGAAGATATAGTTGCAAAAGACAAGGTAGTATACGGAATAACTACAGGATTTGGTGAGTTTTCTAAGGTTAAGATTTCTCAGGAAGACTGTGCTCAGCTACAGGAAAACCTTATCAGATCTCATGCTTGTGGATATGGACCATATTTTACTACTGATATAGTAAGAGCTATCATGCTTACTAGAGCAAATGCACTTTCTAAAGGATACTCAGGAGTAAGACCTCAGACACTTGAGACTCTTATTGCTATGCTAAACAAAGGCGTTCATCCTCTAGTTCCAGAAAAAGGTTCATTAGGAGCATCTGGAGACTTAGCTCCATTATCACATATGGTTCTTCCTATGCTTGGACTAGGAGAAGCAGAATATCAAGGCGTACATATGAGCGGAAAAGAAGCTATGGACAAAGCTGGCATTCCTATAATTAAATTAGATGCAAAAGAAGGTCTTGCACTTATAAACGGAACTCAGGTGCTTACATCTACAGGAGCTCTTGCAGTTTATGATGCAATAGGCTTAATCAAGCTTAGCGATATTACAGCAGCTCTTAGCGTAGAGGCACTTAGAGGTATTACTGATGCTTATGATCCACGTATTCACGTGATTCGTAACCAAAGAGGACAGATGGTTACTGCTAAAAATATGCTTAAGCTACTTGAAGGAAGTACTTATGCAACAAGACAAGGCGAGTTAAGAGTACAAGATGCTTACTCATTAAGATGTGTGCCTCAAGTTCACGGTGCTTCAAAAGACACTATATTATATGTAAAAGAAAAAGTTGAGCTAGAGCTAAATGCAGTAACAGACAATCCAATAGTTACAAGAGAAGGCGATATCATCTCTGGAGGAAACTTCCACGGCGAGCCTATGGCAGTAGTATTTGACTTTTTAGGAATAGGAGCAGCTGAAATAGGAGGTATTTCTGAGAGAAGACTAGAAAGACTTATCAATCCTCAACTAAATGACCTTCCAGCTTTCTTAACAAAAGACGGAGGCTTAAGCTCAGGATTTATGATTACTCAGTATGCAGCAGCGGCTCTAGTATCAGAAAACAAAATACTTGCTCACCCTGCATCAGTAGATTCTATACCTTCATCTGCAAACCAAGAAGATATAGTAAGTATGGGAACAATAGCTGCTCGTACAGCTAGAGATATAATAGACAACGTTAAAAGAGTTCTTACTACTGAGCTTATGGCAGCTTGCCAGGCTATAGATTTTAGAGCAAATGATGGATTTGTTCTAGGAATAGGAACTCAGCCAGCTTACGATGTAATCAGAAGAGATGTTAAATTCATGGAAAACGACAATAACATAGAAATGTACAAAGAGCTTGATAAAATAACTGCTCTTATAGATTCTCGTGAAATCCTAGCTGCAGTTGAAAAAGCTGTTGAGTTAGAATACTAGAAGATTAAAGAAAGGGGAAACTTTAAATCATGATGAACAATACTGAAATTGCAGGAGCTATGACAATTAAGCTAGATGACTTCTTACCTGAGATGCCAAAGTTTGAGGAAGGTATCAGAAGAGCTCCAGACAGAGGATTTAGACTGACAAAAGAGCAAACAGAGGTAGCACTTAAAAATGCACTTAGATATATACCTGAAAAATACCATGCTCAGATGATTCCTGAGTTTTTAGAGGAACTAACTACAAAAGGAAGAATCTATGGATATAGATTCAGACCAGAAGGAAGAATCTACGGAAAATCTATCAATGATTACAAAGGAAACTGCGTAGAGGGTAAAGCTTTCCAAGTTATGATAGACAACAACCTAGACTTTGAAATCGCACTATATCCATATGAGCTAGTAACATATGGAGAAACAGGAAGCGTATGCCAAAACTGGATGCAATATCAATTAATCAAAAAATACTTAGAGGTTATGACTCAAGATCAAACTCTAGTAATAGAATCAGGACATCCACTTGGATTATTCAAATCAAAGCCTGATGCACCTAGAGTTATCATCACAAACGCCCTTATGATAGGTATGTTTGACAATATGAAAGACTGGGAAATAGCTGAGCAGATGGGTGTTGCAAACTATGGACAAATGACTGCTGGAGGCTGGATGTATATAGGACCTCAAGGTATAGTTCATGGAACTTACAACACACTTCTTAATGCAGGAAGATTAAAGCTAGGTCTAGGAAAAGATGCGAACCTAGAAGGAAAACTATTCATAACTTCAGGACTTGGAGGAATGAGTGGAGCTCAAGGTAAAGCATGTGAGATTGCAAAAGGTGTGGCAATAATAGCTGAGGTAGATGAGTCTCGTATAGAAACTAGACATTCTCAAGGCTGGGTAAGCAAGAAATCAGCAGATTTAAAAGAGGTATTTGCATGGGCGAAAGAAGCTCAAGAAAGCAAAACATCAATATCTATTGCTTATCATGGAAATATTGTAGATGTACTAAAATACGCTGTAGACAACAACATTCACATAGATTTACTATCTGACCAGACATCTTGCCATAACGTGTATGACGGCGGATATTGTCCAGAAGGCATTACATTTGAAGAGCGTACTAGATTACTAGCTGAAGAGCCAGAAAAATTCAGAGCTATGGTAGAGTCTACACTTAAGCATCACTATGAGCTTATCAAGACGCTTACATCAAGAGGAGTATACTTCTTTGACTACGGAAATGCATTTATGAAATCAATCTATGATGCAGGAGTAAAAGAAATAGCTAAAAATGGAATAGACGAAAAAGACGGCTTTATCTGGCCATCATATGTAGAAGACATTATGGGACCACTGCTATTTGACTATGGCTATGGACCATTTAGATGGGTATGCCTTACAGGAGACCATGAAGATTTAGTAAGAACTGATAGAGCTGCTATGGACTGCATCGATCCAAATAGACGTTACCAAGACCTTGATAACTACAACTGGATAAGAGATGCTGAAGAAAACAAGATGGTAGTAGGTACACAAGCTAGAATTCTTTATCAAGATGCAGAAGGTCGTGTAAACATAGCTCTTAAATTTAACGATATGGTTAGAAAAGGTGAAGTAGGACCGATAATGCTAGGTAGAGACCACCACGATGTATCAGGTACAGACTCTCCATTTAGAGAAACATCAAACATCAAAGACGGAAGTAATGTAATGGCTGATATGGCTGTACAGTGCTATGCAGGAAACGCAGCTAGAGGAATGAGCCTTATCGCTCTTCATAACGGAGGAGGAGTTGGTATTGGTAAATCAATCAACGGAGGCTTTGGACTAGTACTAGATGGAAGCCATAGAGTTGATGAGATAATCAAATCAGCTATGCTTTGGGACGTAATGGGTGGAGTTGCTAGACGTTCATGGGCTAGAAACGAAAACTCAATCGAAACAAGTGCAAAATTCAATGAAAACTATGCTGGCTCAGGTCATATTACACTTCCATATGTGGCTGATGACAGCGCAGTAAAATCTGCTGTAGCAAAGATATTTGAAGGAAAATAAAAAGTATATAAACCAAATAACTATCCCCTCTGCCTTAATTGGCAGGGGGTTTTTTAATTGTAAGCTCAGACTATGAGCCTTTTTGTTATTAGAAAAATATATAAATTCAAGTAGTTTTGGGTATGAATATTAAAGTTCCATGTTAATAATAAAAAAAAAGAGAAAGAGGGTGAGCAAAATAACCTTTATAAAAAACGTTTTTAGTCTTTTTATGGAAAGAAAAGAATTTTTCCTCACATTATTTATACAGCATATGTATCTAACATTTTTAGCTATATTAATAATCACAGTTATAGGTATTGCAGTTGGTATTTATATGACGAGAAATAAGGTTATAGCAGGGTTTATTATGGGAACAGTGAATATAATATACACTATTCCATCTATTGCTCTTTTTGGATTTTTGGTGGCATTAACTGGTGTAGGAAATAAAAGTGCTCTTATTGCACTTTGCATATATGGGCTTCTTCCTGTAATTAGAAACACATATGTTGGGATAAACGAGGTAGACCCTTTTTTAATTCAAGCAGCTACGGGAATGGGAAGTACGGATAGACAGCTTTTGCTAAAGGTTCAAATTCCTCTTGCTCTTCCTGTTATTTTTGCAGGGTTTAGAACTATGGTAGTAATGACTATAGCACTTGGAGCAATTGCATCATTTATAGGAGCTGGAGGACTAGGTGTAGCAATCTGGAGAGGAATAACGACTAATTTTCCTGAAATGACTTTTGCAGGAAGCCTTTTAGTTGCAGGCTTAGCTTTTGTGGTTGATTTTATATTAGGATTGGTTGAAAGGCTCATGAAAAATCAATATGTGAGCACCTAAGGAGGATAAAATGAAAAGAATACTAGCAGGACTGATATTAACAGCAATACTTTTGACGCTTACAGCTTGCTCTAGTCAAGAACCAAAAACTGTAGTAATTGCATCAAAGCCTCATTCTGAGCAGTATATTTTGGCTGAGATGCTATCTCTTCTTATAGAGAATCATACTGACATAAAAGTGGAGAAAAAGCTTGGAATAGGTGGAGGAACATCTAATATACATCCAGCTATGTTAAGTGGTGATTTTGATATATATCCAGAGTATACAGGAACAGGATTGTTGTTTGTGCTAAAAGAGGATCTTATAACAGATTCAGATGAGCTTTATAAAAGAGTACAAGATAGATATCTAGAGGAATACAATATTAAGTGGCTAGGCTTATATGGATTTAATAACACCTACGCCCTTGCTGTAAAGGAATCTACAGCTCAGAC
Encoded proteins:
- a CDS encoding urocanate hydratase yields the protein MMNNTEIAGAMTIKLDDFLPEMPKFEEGIRRAPDRGFRLTKEQTEVALKNALRYIPEKYHAQMIPEFLEELTTKGRIYGYRFRPEGRIYGKSINDYKGNCVEGKAFQVMIDNNLDFEIALYPYELVTYGETGSVCQNWMQYQLIKKYLEVMTQDQTLVIESGHPLGLFKSKPDAPRVIITNALMIGMFDNMKDWEIAEQMGVANYGQMTAGGWMYIGPQGIVHGTYNTLLNAGRLKLGLGKDANLEGKLFITSGLGGMSGAQGKACEIAKGVAIIAEVDESRIETRHSQGWVSKKSADLKEVFAWAKEAQESKTSISIAYHGNIVDVLKYAVDNNIHIDLLSDQTSCHNVYDGGYCPEGITFEERTRLLAEEPEKFRAMVESTLKHHYELIKTLTSRGVYFFDYGNAFMKSIYDAGVKEIAKNGIDEKDGFIWPSYVEDIMGPLLFDYGYGPFRWVCLTGDHEDLVRTDRAAMDCIDPNRRYQDLDNYNWIRDAEENKMVVGTQARILYQDAEGRVNIALKFNDMVRKGEVGPIMLGRDHHDVSGTDSPFRETSNIKDGSNVMADMAVQCYAGNAARGMSLIALHNGGGVGIGKSINGGFGLVLDGSHRVDEIIKSAMLWDVMGGVARRSWARNENSIETSAKFNENYAGSGHITLPYVADDSAVKSAVAKIFEGK
- the hutH gene encoding histidine ammonia-lyase, with the translated sequence MQNIILTGNTLTLEDLVEVARHGATVELSEEARQNVITSRAIVEDIVAKDKVVYGITTGFGEFSKVKISQEDCAQLQENLIRSHACGYGPYFTTDIVRAIMLTRANALSKGYSGVRPQTLETLIAMLNKGVHPLVPEKGSLGASGDLAPLSHMVLPMLGLGEAEYQGVHMSGKEAMDKAGIPIIKLDAKEGLALINGTQVLTSTGALAVYDAIGLIKLSDITAALSVEALRGITDAYDPRIHVIRNQRGQMVTAKNMLKLLEGSTYATRQGELRVQDAYSLRCVPQVHGASKDTILYVKEKVELELNAVTDNPIVTREGDIISGGNFHGEPMAVVFDFLGIGAAEIGGISERRLERLINPQLNDLPAFLTKDGGLSSGFMITQYAAAALVSENKILAHPASVDSIPSSANQEDIVSMGTIAARTARDIIDNVKRVLTTELMAACQAIDFRANDGFVLGIGTQPAYDVIRRDVKFMENDNNIEMYKELDKITALIDSREILAAVEKAVELEY
- a CDS encoding TIR domain-containing protein, which codes for MKVFLSHSSSDKDHYVRVVSKKMERDRIIYDEYTFEEGVKSIEEIDRGLNSSDLFVVFLSENSLNSHWVKYELFKANTLLTESSKLERIFPIIIDNRIKHDDKRIPDWLRENNLKVVISPNKAVQLIHQRLIEMSFSKHPKLAEKNRIFVGRNDVIEEFEMRINDFRKKVPAFIIASGLPTIGRKKVIYHSWIKTDTIKYSYIPPIINLDSHESIEDFVFKLCDLGLTERRKIEISISTPLEVKVGIAAKLLYELRDEHQRVFINDNGCIITHSRELVGWFKDLYEKVSEIGYMVIGIASKYRVYEAYQYDYENIMFSHIEELSKSERERLFYRYLQLEDLELLSQDVDFFVGLLKGYPEQTMYASQLIKQLGVAEAKRKSHLIVDYNTDRVVEIIKEYSEDSHALGILALLSEFGTIGYETFFEVVGNDNANYRYLEEFYAKGICVNIGTNKEYIRLNDIIHDYLIRMSLKLPNEYSLAITKSLDAFIHDYNQDEYIIDLTEYQYMIKRALLENKVENIARLLAPSHYLKTMKELYDIRKNYKDVIILADRVLTNESFIDNHIKQEIRYYLCLALARKNDDRFHQEVRKISGAEHDFLYGFYYRLSGKTDKAIERYEEALSKRKKFARAQRDLVQVYLSIDDFETAYNLAKENYKNDKKSNPFHIHAYFTSLLRNSRVEDKSIELNKLLSELNKNQHNNAEEFYLRCKSQYLAYCENDEKQSIDLINEALVKYPNNHWVLMDKFYICVKFKKINELKKIHNDFVKNYTNNLASNNNTLTKMKIIIASLEGNNDVIPSLISELNYYPERVLEKLRTRYEIN
- a CDS encoding CPBP family intramembrane glutamic endopeptidase, whose translation is MKKIFSAGMFVLIYLAVYYVFQYTYIIVATTYYYVSDTKLQNLEVMDWLNNKLPSAIVFAAAISFLVYAWIVKASKKKDIFDYCKFNPISLQKTTALVLAGLSLVSLNALVVVGISMLLPEAYEAHVENMMGLTSSGGLWMIFSVGLAAPFIEEVMFRGLITNELDKVMSYKWVLFIQALLFGLYHMNVAQGIYTFILAIFMGLTLHWTNSIWAPMIIHIANNLSSALMSEYIDASSDIVNIGFGIWIGLSLLFILPFTLKYLYKTRSEWTSEEY
- a CDS encoding ATP-binding protein, with the translated sequence MKYVIFLVLATALSLEACTKGKRIKFYTASELANILLEKHQERSLNTFMRTLNKLDLLVIEETGFVPLHKDASELLFQVISDSYEKRSLIITSNLEFGNWNIVFGNNRLTAVLVDRLVHHAHIFVFSGESYRLRESMKRQQKRT
- a CDS encoding ABC transporter permease; the encoded protein is MERKEFFLTLFIQHMYLTFLAILIITVIGIAVGIYMTRNKVIAGFIMGTVNIIYTIPSIALFGFLVALTGVGNKSALIALCIYGLLPVIRNTYVGINEVDPFLIQAATGMGSTDRQLLLKVQIPLALPVIFAGFRTMVVMTIALGAIASFIGAGGLGVAIWRGITTNFPEMTFAGSLLVAGLAFVVDFILGLVERLMKNQYVST
- a CDS encoding M20/M25/M40 family metallo-hydrolase, which translates into the protein MVKIDFEEIEKDVLDILKRYIAIPSYTNTKSERLVEQFLMSYCKTQPYYQANPDYYGLYKIENDPHNRRVFWNMVKGTGNETIVFIHHSDIVEIDDYGRFKSDAFNPEPLIGKLRQIKETFDEEIKTDLDSGDYIFGRGTADMKGGGAIQLALMKQYAKAENFKGNIVLIAVPDEENLSAGMRGGVKLLNTLKEIYGFDYKLMINSEPHRREDKAKGAFYEGSIGKLMSFVYVRGVLAHAGNVLDGFNPVNLMSEIVRRTEINMELADSLDDEVTVPPTWLYMKDSKSFYDVSLPLSMYGCLSVLTLSNTPKDILLKLEKICIDSFENVLETMKKNYEVYSRYQSKPMNYKVKVKDFYGIYTEAKNLYGDSFEIAYNEKLSQLKTGFASGELTILDANFELVDFVIGYIPSEPTVVYGLMPPYYPHVSNKLFENSDPKITALNNLINEFTVANFGEQYNKVNFFPGISDLSYTNVINADETKKALKDAMPLFETLYDVPIEDIKEIAMPCVNIGPWGKDLHKLTERVYKVDLLNRTPRLIDHVLQNILG